A portion of the Halopelagius inordinatus genome contains these proteins:
- a CDS encoding FAD-dependent oxidoreductase, with amino-acid sequence MAHTTEVLVVGGGATGTGIARDLALRGIDVTLTERRGIAGGTSGRSHSLLHSGARYAEADPVGAEECIEENRILRRIAGECIRDSGGLFVQLEDDDPEYFDEKYEACRELDIPAEVLDGDEARRRVPDLSANVVRAMAVPDGVVYPSRLAAANAADARDNGATVLTHTPVEGMTVEEGRIVDVELDGAESVEADYVVNATGTWAGGVAAMAGIDVEMQPNKGVMVSVYYDGLEPVLNRCRPPADGDIIVPHDHQVILGTTSIDVDDPDDVPEDDAEVERMFEECSKMLPSVADADVARTWWGVRPLYAPDEASREGSRGISRGFFLVDHTEGGVENFASIVGGKLTTYRQMAEQMSDFVADRLGVDAECVTDERPLPGADDPERLDAFVEAFDARSPSDEDVLSPSVRRED; translated from the coding sequence ATGGCACACACGACTGAGGTTCTCGTCGTCGGCGGCGGCGCAACCGGAACCGGAATCGCCCGTGACCTCGCACTCCGCGGTATCGACGTGACGCTGACCGAACGACGCGGAATCGCGGGGGGCACGTCCGGTCGGTCGCACAGTCTCCTTCACAGCGGTGCCCGGTACGCGGAGGCCGACCCGGTCGGTGCCGAAGAGTGCATCGAGGAGAACCGCATCCTGCGGCGCATCGCGGGCGAGTGCATCCGCGATAGCGGCGGTCTGTTCGTCCAACTCGAAGACGACGACCCGGAGTACTTCGACGAGAAGTACGAGGCCTGCCGAGAACTCGACATCCCCGCCGAGGTTCTCGACGGTGACGAGGCGCGACGCCGCGTTCCGGACCTCTCTGCGAACGTCGTCCGCGCGATGGCCGTTCCGGACGGCGTCGTCTACCCCTCGCGCCTCGCCGCCGCCAACGCGGCCGACGCCCGCGACAACGGAGCGACCGTACTCACCCACACCCCGGTCGAGGGGATGACGGTCGAAGAGGGTCGAATCGTCGACGTCGAACTCGACGGCGCAGAGAGCGTCGAGGCCGACTACGTCGTGAACGCGACCGGGACGTGGGCGGGCGGAGTCGCCGCGATGGCCGGTATCGACGTCGAGATGCAACCGAACAAGGGCGTGATGGTCTCGGTGTACTACGACGGCCTCGAACCGGTGTTGAACCGGTGTCGCCCCCCCGCGGACGGCGACATAATCGTCCCGCACGACCACCAGGTGATTCTCGGGACGACGAGTATCGACGTGGACGACCCCGACGACGTCCCCGAGGACGACGCGGAGGTAGAACGGATGTTCGAGGAGTGTTCGAAGATGCTCCCGTCGGTAGCGGACGCCGACGTCGCCCGGACGTGGTGGGGGGTCAGACCGCTCTACGCGCCCGACGAGGCGAGTCGCGAGGGGTCTCGCGGCATCTCGCGGGGGTTCTTCCTCGTGGACCACACGGAGGGGGGAGTCGAGAACTTCGCGAGCATCGTCGGCGGGAAACTGACCACGTACAGACAGATGGCCGAGCAGATGTCCGACTTCGTCGCGGACCGACTCGGCGTCGACGCGGAGTGCGTCACGGACGAACGCCCCCTGCCGGGCGCCGACGACCCGGAACGACTCGACGCGTTCGTGGAGGCGTTCGACGCCCGGTCGCCGAGCGACGAGGACGTTCTCAGCCCGTCGGTGCGAAGAGAGGACTGA